In Limnochordia bacterium, a genomic segment contains:
- a CDS encoding copper homeostasis protein CutC, giving the protein MSYTVEVCCYTIEDVRRASRAGATRVELCADIFAGGTTPSYGLIEHVLETVPIDVAVMIRPRGGDFLYSDDEFGVMQRDIAVAGSLGVEGVVFGVLDEHGFLDLPRMEALIATAKHYDLRVCFHRAFDKVQDPYETLKQLIDLGVDRLLTSGQKPTAALGLPLLQQLLEIAGDSLVIISGGGVRGHNIQAILDAGITNVHTGSMETRRSKMKTCRTDLSMGGPKYNEDTHMVINEKDVASIVQAVKQKAMQTRK; this is encoded by the coding sequence GAGGATGTTCGTAGGGCAAGCAGGGCCGGTGCCACCCGGGTAGAACTCTGTGCAGATATCTTTGCGGGTGGCACTACTCCTAGTTACGGACTGATTGAGCATGTTCTAGAAACCGTACCCATTGACGTCGCCGTAATGATTAGGCCCCGGGGTGGGGATTTTCTGTACAGTGATGATGAATTTGGAGTGATGCAACGGGATATTGCCGTAGCGGGTAGCCTGGGAGTTGAAGGCGTTGTCTTTGGTGTTCTTGATGAGCACGGTTTTCTTGACTTACCCAGAATGGAAGCACTCATTGCCACAGCCAAACACTACGATCTTAGAGTCTGTTTTCACCGCGCCTTTGACAAGGTCCAAGACCCATATGAAACTCTCAAACAGCTGATTGACCTTGGGGTAGATCGTCTCCTCACTTCAGGGCAAAAACCCACCGCCGCCTTAGGCCTTCCCTTACTGCAACAGTTATTAGAAATCGCCGGGGATAGCCTAGTAATTATATCGGGAGGCGGAGTCCGCGGTCATAACATCCAAGCAATCCTGGATGCAGGTATCACCAATGTACATACTGGCAGCATGGAGACCCGCAGATCTAAAATGAAAACTTGCAGAACTGATTTGTCCATGGGAGGCCCTAAGTACAATGAAGATACACACATGGTCATCAACGAAAAGGATGTGGCTAGCATCGTTCAAGCAGTGAAACAAAAGGCAATGCAGACAAGGAAGTGA
- a CDS encoding GNAT family N-acetyltransferase: protein MAEDMLVKLYDLPDDWSFLAGQAEQGITIRKPIGPEKHLVLQWIKNNFNECWASEAEVAMFNSPRTLFVAIKDNKLIGFSCYDATALGLFGPIGVAESCRGQGTGKALLFAALLDMKLKGYKYAIIGLTGLHAFYNKAVGAVVIPDSFPGFWETWVREN from the coding sequence AGGATATGCTCGTAAAGTTATATGATCTACCTGATGATTGGAGCTTTTTAGCTGGTCAGGCAGAGCAAGGTATTACCATCAGAAAACCCATTGGACCGGAGAAACACCTAGTTTTACAATGGATCAAAAACAATTTCAATGAGTGCTGGGCCAGTGAGGCTGAAGTGGCAATGTTCAATTCTCCCAGGACTTTATTTGTTGCGATCAAGGACAACAAACTCATCGGTTTTTCCTGTTATGATGCCACGGCCTTGGGGCTGTTTGGACCCATTGGTGTGGCAGAGTCATGCCGGGGTCAAGGCACGGGAAAAGCCTTGCTTTTTGCCGCACTGTTGGACATGAAGCTTAAGGGTTACAAGTATGCAATTATTGGCCTTACAGGGTTACATGCATTCTACAACAAAGCGGTGGGAGCTGTGGTCATCCCTGATTCCTTCCCGGGATTCTGGGAGACGTGGGTGAGAGAGAACTAG